One stretch of Danio rerio strain Tuebingen ecotype United States chromosome 6, GRCz12tu, whole genome shotgun sequence DNA includes these proteins:
- the rhcgl1 gene encoding Rh family, C glycoprotein, like 1 (The RefSeq protein has 6 substitutions compared to this genomic sequence), with product MVKNTNIRISLPAVCFVWQIAMIILFGVFIRYNEESDSHWIETRKKNNISTDLENDFYYRYPSFQDVHVMIFVGFGFLMTFLKRYSFGSVGFNFPIAAFGIQWALLMQGWFHSFDKEDLKIKIGVENLINADFCVAGCLIAYGACLGKVSPVQLMVLTLFGVTLYAVEEYIILDLLHVRDAGGSMVIHTFGAYYGLTISWVLYRPFLSQSNHLQRSVYHSDVFAMIGTLFLWMFWPSFNSAIADHGDGQHRAAINTYLSLAASVLTTFALSSLSKKYGKLDMVHIQNATLAGGVAMGTASEFMITPYGSLIVGFCSGIVSTVGYVFLTPLMEKTLKIQDTCGVHNLHAMPGVIGGIVGAVTAACASESVYGHEGLINMFGFEGKVNRTASVQGGYQAAGIFVAIAFGLVGGALVGGILKLPIWGDPTDSNCFDDDIYWEVPEEEDENIPAFGHQNMHRVERTPDAHHRSHV from the exons ATGGTCAAAAACACCAATATTCGAATCAGTCTCCCTGCGGTTTGCTTTGTCTGGCAGATTGCTATGATCATCCTGTTTGGTGTGTTCATCCGTTATGATGAGGAGTCTGACAGCCATTGGATCGAAACACGGAAAAAGAACAATATTTCCACTGATTTAGAGAATGACTTTTACTATAGATATCCAA GTTTTCAGGATGTGCATGTGATGATCTTTGTTGGTTTTGGATTCCTCATGACCTTTCTGAAGCGTTACAGTTTTGGTAGTGTTGGATTTAATTTTCTCATCGCAGCCTTTGGCATTCAATGGGCTCTGCTGATGCAAGGCTGGTTTCATTCCTTTGACAAAGAGGACTTGAAGATAAAAATCGGCGTTGAGAA CCTCATCAACGCAGATTTCTGTGTGGCTGGTTGTCTCATTGCATATGGTGCTTGTCTTGGAAAAGTCAGTCCTGTACAACTGATGGTTCTTACTCTGTTTGGAGTCACTCTGTATGCAGTTGAAGAGTACATCATTCTCTATGTCCTTCAT GTGAGAGATGCTGGTGGTTCTATGGTCATCCACACCTTTGGTGCATATTACGGTTTAACCATATCTTGGGTCTTGTATCGACCATTTCTGTCTCAAAGCAACCATTTACAACGATCTGTATACCACTCTGATGTATTTGCAATGATTG GCACTCTGTTTCTTTGGATGTTCTGGCCaagttttaattcagcaattgCGGATCATGGAGATGGCCAGCATCGAGCTGCTATAAACACTTACCTATCCCTGGCCGCATCGGTTCTCACTACCTTTGCCCTTTCCAGTCTCTCAAAGAAATATGGAAAACTCGACATG GTACATATTCAGAATGCTACCTTGGCTGGTGGTGTAGCGATGGGAACGGCTTCAGAGTTCATGATTACACCTTACGGCTCTCTGATAGTGGGATTCTGTTCGGGTATTGTCTCCACCCTTGGATATGTCTTTCTGACT CCTTTAATGGAAAAAACCTTGAAGATACAAGATACCTGTGGTGTACATAACCTTCATGCAATGCCTGGAGTTATTGGTGGAATTGTTGGAGCTGTTACTGCAGCTTGTGCCAGTGAATCTGTTTATGGACATGAAGG actgatTAACATGTTCGGATTTGAGGGTAAAGTGAACAGAACAGCCAGCGTTCAGGGAGGATACCAGGCGGCAGGTATCTTTGTAGCAATAGCATTCGGCCTTGTGGGAGGAGCTTTGGTTG GTGGCATACTAAAGCTGCCAATCTGGGGAGACCCAACAGACAGCAACTGCTTTGATGATGATATTTACTGGGAG GTTCCAGAGGAAGAGGATGAAAATATTCCTGCTTTTGGACATCAAAACATGCATCATGTAGAAAGGACGCCAGATGC ACATCACCGAAGTCATGTGTAA
- the rhcgl1 gene encoding rh family, C glycoprotein, like 1 isoform X2, whose amino-acid sequence MIILFGVFIRYDEESDSHWIETRKKNNISTDLENDFYYRYPSFQDVHVMIFVGFGFLMTFLKRYSFGSVGFNFLIAAFGIQWALLMQGWFHSFDKEDLKIKIGVENLINADFCVAGCLIAYGACLGKVSPVQLMVLTLFGVTLYAVEEYIILYVLHVRDAGGSMVIHTFGAYYGLTISWVLYRPFLSQSNHLQRSVYHSDVFAMIGTLFLWMFWPSFNSAIADHGDGQHRAAINTYLSLAASVLTTFALSSLSKKYGKLDMVHIQNATLAGGVAMGTASEFMITPYGSLIVGFCSGIVSTLGYVFLTPLMEKTLKIQDTCGVHNLHAMPGVIGGIVGAVTAACASESVYGHEGLINMFGFEGKVNRTASVQGGYQAAGIFVAIAFGLVGGALVGGILKLPIWGDPTDSNCFDDDIYWEVPEEEDENIPAFGHQNMHHVERTPDAHHRSHV is encoded by the exons ATGATCATCCTGTTTGGTGTGTTCATCCGTTATGATGAGGAGTCTGACAGCCATTGGATCGAAACACGGAAAAAGAACAATATTTCCACTGATTTAGAGAATGACTTTTACTATAGATATCCAA GTTTTCAGGATGTGCATGTGATGATCTTTGTTGGTTTTGGATTCCTCATGACCTTTCTGAAGCGTTACAGTTTTGGTAGTGTTGGATTTAATTTTCTCATCGCAGCCTTTGGCATTCAATGGGCTCTGCTGATGCAAGGCTGGTTTCATTCCTTTGACAAAGAGGACTTGAAGATAAAAATCGGCGTTGAGAA CCTCATCAACGCAGATTTCTGTGTGGCTGGTTGTCTCATTGCATATGGTGCTTGTCTTGGAAAAGTCAGTCCTGTACAACTGATGGTTCTTACTCTGTTTGGAGTCACTCTGTATGCAGTTGAAGAGTACATCATTCTCTATGTCCTTCAT GTGAGAGATGCTGGTGGTTCTATGGTCATCCACACCTTTGGTGCATATTACGGTTTAACCATATCTTGGGTCTTGTATCGACCATTTCTGTCTCAAAGCAACCATTTACAACGATCTGTATACCACTCTGATGTATTTGCAATGATTG GCACTCTGTTTCTTTGGATGTTCTGGCCaagttttaattcagcaattgCGGATCATGGAGATGGCCAGCATCGAGCTGCTATAAACACTTACCTATCCCTGGCCGCATCGGTTCTCACTACCTTTGCCCTTTCCAGTCTCTCAAAGAAATATGGAAAACTCGACATG GTACATATTCAGAATGCTACCTTGGCTGGTGGTGTAGCGATGGGAACGGCTTCAGAGTTCATGATTACACCTTACGGCTCTCTGATAGTGGGATTCTGTTCGGGTATTGTCTCCACCCTTGGATATGTCTTTCTGACT CCTTTAATGGAAAAAACCTTGAAGATACAAGATACCTGTGGTGTACATAACCTTCATGCAATGCCTGGAGTTATTGGTGGAATTGTTGGAGCTGTTACTGCAGCTTGTGCCAGTGAATCTGTTTATGGACATGAAGG actgatTAACATGTTCGGATTTGAGGGTAAAGTGAACAGAACAGCCAGCGTTCAGGGAGGATACCAGGCGGCAGGTATCTTTGTAGCAATAGCATTCGGCCTTGTGGGAGGAGCTTTGGTTG GTGGCATACTAAAGCTGCCAATCTGGGGAGACCCAACAGACAGCAACTGCTTTGATGATGATATTTACTGGGAG GTTCCAGAGGAAGAGGATGAAAATATTCCTGCTTTTGGACATCAAAACATGCATCATGTAGAAAGGACGCCAGATGC ACATCACCGAAGTCATGTGTAA